The Mycolicibacterium aurum genome segment GTCCGCTCGTTCGACCGGGTGCCGACTCCCCTGCCCGGACATCCGCGTCTTGAGGTGCTCGTGGGAGACATCACCAACATCGAGGACGTCGCCGCCGCCGTCGGCACCGGTGCGGGCAGGGCGGACACCGTCATCCACACCGCGGCCGTCATCGATCTGATGGGCGGAGGCTCGGTCACCGAGGAGTACCGGCAGCGCAGCTTCGCCGTCAACGTGACCGGCACCCAGAATCTCGTGCGCGAGGCGCAGAAGGCGGGCGTGCAGCGCTTCGTCTACACCGCGTCCAACAGTGTGGTGATGGGCGGCCAACCCATCTCCGGCGGCGACGAGACCCTGCCGTACACCGATCGGTTCAACGATCTGTACACCGAGACCAAGGTCGTGGCCGAGAAGTTCGTGCTGTCCCAGAACGGCGTATCGGGGATGCTCACCTGCTCGATCCGACCCAGCGGCATCTGGGGTCGCGGCGATCAGACGATGTTCCGCAAGGTCTTCGAAAGCGTGCTCGCCGGACATGTGAAGGTGCTGGTGGGCAGCAAGGACATCAAGCTCGACAACTCGTACGTCCACAACCTGGTGCACGGATTCATCCTCGCCGCGCAGCACCTGGTCGAGGGCGGGACCGCGCCCGGCCAGGCGTACTTCATCAACGACGGCGAGCCGATCAACATGTTCGAGTTCGCGCGGCCGGTGGTGGAAGCCTGCGACCAGCCGTTCCCGACGTTCCGCGTGCCCGGACGTCTGGTGTGGTTCGCCATGACCCTCTGGCAGTTCCTGCACTTCCGGTTCGGGCTGCCCAAGCCGCTGCTGGAACCGCTTGCGGTGGAACGGATCTACCTCGACAACTACTTCTCGATCGCCAAGGCCGAGCGTGACCTGGGCTATCGGCCGCTGTTCACCACAGAGCAGGCGCTGAAGCAGTGCATGCCCTACTACGTCGAGCTGTTCCACCGGATGAAGGCCGACGCGGCTCAACCCGCGGTGTCGGCCGCTGCCCCGGTGCCGCCGAAGGGCTGACGCTTCCAGGTCGTCATCATGTGATGACGACCCATGGGAGGCTCATGTCGCAGTTCCACTCCATCGACCACGGTGGCGCTCGCATCCACTACCTCGATTCGGGTGGGGACGGCAAAGGCGCTCCCGTCGTCTTCGTGCCCGGCTTCACCTGTGTCGCCGACGATTACACCGAGATACTGCCGGCGCTCGGTCGGCGGACCCTCGTCGTGGAGCTCCGCGGCCGCGGACGCAGCACGGCACCCGACGGACCGTTCGACTCGGACGCCCTCGCCGGCGACGTCGGCGCGGTGGTCGATGCAATCACCACGGGTCCGGTACATCTGATGACGTTCTCGCGGGGGACGCCGTACGCCCTGCTGTGGGCCCTTGCGAATGTCGAGCGCGTGCGGTCCGTCGCGATCGGCGACTACGTACCCGAGGAGATCGAGCTTCCCGACGACGTCATCGTCGGCCTGCTCGACGGGCGTTGGCGCGGGACTCCGGTGAGCGAGCGCGTCGATCGCGACGCCGCGGTCGCCATATTGCGGTCCGCCCGCACGCAGTCCTTCTGGGAACCGCTGGCGCACTGGCAGCCTCCGCTGCTGGTCGTTCGCAGTCCGAGCACCCCGGTGGTCGACGACGCGGCCTGGTCCCGGTACCGCAGCCTGTTCCCGGGCGCGACACTGCACGAGTTCGCCGACTCGCCGCATGACATCTTCAGGCCCGAGCGGGGCCGGTATCCGAGCCTGGTGCGCGAGCACGTCGACGGTGTCGACGCCCAACGACATTCTCGATGATCCCGGGCGAGGGGCTTCCGCGATTCAGCTGACCGGCATCCGTCGACGACCTAGGGTCGGGCTCAGGTCGAACGGGTAGAGGAGTCGCAATGCCGGACGGAAAGCCCAACATTCTCGTCATCTGGGGTGACGACATCGGAATCACCAATCTCAGCTGCTACAGCGACGGACTCATGGGCTATCGCACCCCGAACATCGATCGAATTGCCCAAGAGGGTATGCGTTTCACCGACTCGTACGGTGAGCAAAGTTGTACTGCGGGTCGTGCCGCATTCATCAGTGGTCAAAGTGTCTACCGCACCGGAATGAGCAAAGTCGGGGTGCCGGGTTCTGACATCGGTTGGGCCGCTGACGATCCCACCATCGCCGAGCTTCTCAAGCCGCTCGGCTACGCCACGGGCCAGTTCGGCAAGAACCACTTCGGCGACCGCAACAAACATCTACCGACGGTCCACGGGTTCGACGAGTTCTTCGGCAACCTCTACCACCTCAACGCCGAGGAAGAACCCGAGAACCCCGACTACCCGTCCGAAGATCAGTTCCCGCGCATGTACGCAGCGGCGCGTCCGCGTGGCGTGATCCGAAGCTGGGCAACCGACGACGTCTCGGACGAGCCGGACGATCCCCGGTGGGGCCCTGTGGGCAAGCAACGGATCGAGGACACCGGACCGCTGAACAGGAAGCGGATGGAGACGATCGACGACGAGACGACCGAAGCGTGCGTCGACTTCATCAGACGCAAGGTCGACGACGGCACGCCATTCTTCGTGTGGATGAACATGACGCACATGCACGTGTTCACCCATACGAAGGCGGAGAGCATCGGACAGGCCGGGCGCTGGCAGTCGCCCTACCACGACACGATGATTGACCATGACCGCAACGTCGGTCAGATTCTGGATGCCGTCGACGAACTCGGAATAGCCGACGACACGATCGTCATCTACTCCACGGACAACGGTCCGCACGCCAACACCTGGCCCGACGGCGCCACGACACCCTTCCGCAGCGAGAAGAACACCAACTGGGAGGGCGCCTTCCGGGTGCCCGAGATGATCCGCTGGCCGGGTAAAATCGCGCCCGGTTCGATTTCGAACGAGATTGTGCAGCATCATGATTGGCTGCCGACATTTCTCGCCGCAGCCGGTGACCCCGACATCGTCGAGAAACTGAAGAAGGGGCACAAGGCCGGTGCCGACGGTGACACCGAATACAAGGTGCACATCGACGGCTTCAACCTGCTCCCCTACCTGACCGGAGCCGACGAGAAGAGTCCACGTCAGGGATTCATCTACTTCTCCGACGACGGCGATGTACTCGGGTTGCGGTTCGACAACTGGAAGGTGGTCTTCCAGGAGCAGCGCTGCCAGGGCACACTCGCGGTGTGGGCCGAGCCGTTCACACCGCTGCGGGTACCCAAGCTGTTCAACCTGCGCACCGATCCGTTCGAACGGGCCGACATCACGTCGAACACCTACTACGACTGGATGATCCGACGCGCCTTCCTCGTCTTCTACGCCAGCGTGATCGTCACGCAGTTCCTGGAATCCTTCAAGGAGTTTCCCCCGCGACACCCACCGGCGAGTTTCACCATCGACCAAGCGTTGGAAAAGCTGCACGAGTTCCTGGCGAAGGACTAGATGCTCGACACCTGGAACGACGGCCCCACGAAGTCGGCGATCGTCGACTTCGTGGACCGTGTCACCGGCGACGGCCCCGATTTCGTCGCGCCCGAGGAGCGTGTGGCGGTCTTCGACAACGACGGCACGCTGTGGTGCGAGAAGCCGATGTACATCCAGCTCGACTTCATCGTCCGCCGACTGGTCGCCAAGGCCGCCACCGACACCGCACTCGCGGCGCAGCAACCTTACCGCGCGGCGGTCGCAGGTGACCTGAACTGGTTCGGCGGCGCCATCACCAAGCACTACCAAGGTGATGACTCCGACCTGAAAGTTCTTGCCGGCGCGGTGATGTCGTTACACCAGTCGATGCGCGTGGAAGACCATGCGGGGCTGGTGAACGCCTTCTTCACCGAGGCTGCCCATCCCACGCTGGGCAGGCCATATCTGAGCTGCGTATACACACCCATGGTGGACCTGATGCGGTACCTGGAAGCGCATCACTTCGTCTGCTACATCGTCTCCGGCGGCGGACGTGACTTCATGCGACCGATCACCGGGACCATCTACGGCATTCCGCCGGAGCGTGTTGTCGGCAGCTCCCAGGGCCTGAAGTTCGACGGCAGGGACGGCCACGGCGATCTGCTGATCCAGCCGGCACTCGACGTCTTCGACGACGGCCCGGAGAAGCCCGTGCGTATCTGGAATCGTATCGGTCGCCGACCGATCCTGTCCGCGGGAAACTCCAACGGTGACGACGAGATGCTGATGTACTCCGGCCGCCCCGGCCAGGCTGCCCTGCGGTTGCTGGTCCGCCACGACGACGCCGAACGCGAATTCGACTATCTCGCAGGCGCCGAACGCGCACTGCAGCATGCAGGCGAGTTCGGCTGGAGCGTGGTGAGCATGAAGAACGACTGGGTGACCGTCTTCAGTGACTGACAGGTTCGCGTGGATCCCGGCCCAGACTACCGTGGTCGGGGCCGACAACGACTACCCGGAAGAGGGCCCGGCCCGTGAGGTCACGGTAGACGGCTTCGGGATTCAGAAGTATCAGGTGACCAACGCGGAGTTCGCCGAATTCATCTCGGCCACAGGCTATGTCACCGTCGCCGAGCGCCCGCTGCGCGCCGAGGACTACCCCGGCGCCCCGCCGGAGAACCTGCAGCCCGGTTCCATGGTGTTCCGGCGCACCGCCGGTCCGGTAGATCTGCGCCACCTCAGCCAGTGGTGGGCGTGGACGCCGGGTGCCTGCTGGGATCATCCCCGCGGGCCACGGTCGACGCTGCGGAACCGCCGGAATCATCCGGTGGTGCACGTGGCCTTCGAGGATGCCGCGGAGTTCGCTCAGTGGGCCGGCCACGAGCTACCTACCGAAGCCGAATGGGAGGTCGCAGCCCGGGGTGGGCTGGTCGGCGCCGTTTACACGTGGGGCGACGAGCCCGAACCCGCAGGGAGCAGGCTGGCCAACTACTGGCACGGCGAGTTCCCGTATCTACCCGACACCGGCTACGGCCAGACGGCACCTGTGGGCAGCTTTCCACCCAACGGCTACGGCCTGTTCGACATGGCCGGCAATGTCTGGGAATGGACCGTCGACTGGTACGGACCGACCCGGACCGATCAACCCTGTTGCGCCGCAGACAGTTACGACCCTTCTCAGCCGCAGTTCGCGATTCCCCGCAAGGTCGTCAAGGGCGGTTCGTTCCTGTGCGCGGACAGCTACTGCATGCGCTACCGACCCGCTGCCCGCCGGCCGCAGATGGTGGATACCGGGATGAGCCACATCGGCTTCCGCTGCGTCACGCACTAGACGATCGACACCACGGTCGCCAACTCGGGCACCGCGGCGGCCTCGATCGGTCTGCCGAACAGGTAGCCCTGGCCGACGTCGCAGCCGGTGTCGCGAAGCCAGCAGGCCGTCGCGGAATCCTCGATCCCCTCGGCGACAACCGTCATCCCGAGGCCGTGCGACAGGTCGATCACCGCACGGACCACCGCGGCGGCGCGGTGGTCGGTGGTCACCGATGCGATGAAGGGACGGTCGAGCTTGATCTCGTCGATCACGAGATCGCGCAGGTAGGACAGCGCCGAGTATCCGCTGCCGAAATCGTCGATGGCGACCCGTATCTCATGTTCACGCAGCTGTGCCAGTACCCCGATGACCAGATCGAGATCGTCGAGGACGAGATCCTCGGTGATTTCCACGGTCAGCAGATCGGGCGGCAGGCGCCGGGCGTCGCTAGCTGCCCTGAGCGCGGCGGGGAGCCGGGTGTCATGCAGCGAGGGTGCGAACAGGTTGATGGCAACGGGCATCTGCACCCCTGCCGCAGCCCACCGCGCGGCGTCGTCGAGAACCTTGACGATCACCAGGTCGGTCACCGGCTGCATCAATCGGTGCTCGCGGATCAGCGGCATGAACGCGTCCGGACTCAGCAGACCCAGGTGCGGGTGCGGCCAGCGCAGCAGTCCCTCCACCCCGACTACGCGCCCCGTGTGCAGATCGACCTTGGGTTGATAGACCAGGCGTAGATCGCCGTTGTCGATGGCGCGGCGCAGTTCGCCCAGCAGCCGCACTTTGGCGGCACCCGCTGTCGGCACCCTGCCGGTGCCGACGTCCGCTGTGTCGACGGCATCGGTCTCCGCGGAGGCGATCTCGGCATCGAACGTTCGAATTCGCACCGACCGCGACCGCTTTGCAGCATGCACGGCCATTTCGGCGCGCTTCACCAGGGTCTCGGCCGTGACGTCGAGATCCGCCGGTGACGCCACCGCGACCCCGACGCTGACCCGGATCGACACCTCTTGTCCGTCCACGGTGAAAGGTTCGTCGAACGTGGCGACCACCCGCTCAAGAACCCGACGGGAATCGTCGGGGTCCCCCTCCATCAGCAAGCCGAACTCGTCTCCCCCGAGCCTGCCGACGGTGTCGCCGGGCCGTACGCACGCCGTGATCCTTTCCCCGGCGTGCTTCAACAACTCGTCGGCCGCCGGATGCCCCACGCTGTCGTTGACGAACTTGAAGTCGTCGAGGTCGAGCTCCACCACCATCACTGGGCGGTCGTACGGCGTCCGCAGCATCATCGCGTGCCTCAGCCGATCACCGAACAAGTTCTGGTTCGCCAGGCCGGTCAACGGATCTCGCAGGGCCCGCTCATCGGCGGCCCGCTGCCATTCACGATTTTCCCAGGCCGCCACCGCCTGCCTGAGACAGACCGCGACGACGATCACCGGTATCACGAACTGCTCGAGCCCGGCCATGATCACCGGCGGTCCGATCGTGCCCGCCAGCAGTAGCGGAACGTAGGGTGCCCACAGCGCGGTGTTGGACGGCGCCGACCGGGTCTGGGTGCGCGGCGGTGGCATCCGCCTGCTCATCAGCGCTGCCGCGCAGATCAGGACAAGAGACACCGCCCAGCCGATGTCGATGAGACTGGCCTCGTCGTAGCTGCCCTCGGCCACGGCGTACGCGAAGGCGCTGTCGGTGATCGTCATCATGACGAACGCGACGACCAGCAGTCCCACGACCCCTCGCTGGCGCGCCTCCACCCGCGCCAGAACCGCCACAGCCACCGCCAGAACCACCATGTCGGCAGTGGGATACAGCAGGGCGAGCCCCATGGCGAATTTGTCGTCGCGATAGGTGTCGTAGACGTGGTTGAGCGCCAGAAGCCAGGCGAGCAGAAACGTGCACAGCGCCACAGTGATTCCGTCGAGGGCGATACGCAGTTGTGTCTGCCGCTTCGATCCGTCGCTGAACGGCGCCATCGCCAGCACGGCGGGAACGGCCAGCACCGTAGAGGCGAGGTAGAAGAGATCCGCGGGCGACGGGAACGGCGCGACGTACAGCACGTATTCGCAGACGAACCAGATGAGATCGGCCACCGCCCATGCGCCCACCGCCACGGCCATCGTCGCCCAGGCGATACGGATGCGTCCCGCCGCTGACCGGGCGGCGAGCGCGGCACACGCGGCGGTGTACGTCGACAAACCGAGAATGGTGAGATCGTCGATGACGGGCACGACCGGACGGCCGTCGTCGACGATCAGCAGCACGGCGAGCCCGACGGTCACCACGACGGGCGGCCACAGCCACGGCCATGCCCAACGCCACCGTCTGTCACTAGTCCGCTCTACCACGGCATTTGTTGCTCCGTCCTGCCTGAAACGCCCCTTCCGAGAAGAATATCGAGGCTAATACACAAGAGGCGTACCAACTTCGGTTTGCTGAAACCGGCGCTCGATGAACTTTCGCCACTCCGCCGGTCCATACGCCTGACCCACCACCTCAAGGAGTTTCCGTTGCGAAAGATCACCGCAAGCCTGTTCATCTCGCTCGACGGTGTCACCGAGGACCCCGAATGGCACCTCCCGTATTTCAACGACGAGATGGGTCAGGCCGTGTCAGCTCAACTCGGCGCGGCCGACACCCTGCTGCTTGGTCGCGTCACCTACGACAGCTTCGCCGGCGCCTGGCCGGACCGCGAGGCCGAAGGTGGAGACGACGCCGCGTTCGCGAAGATCATCGGTGACGCCCGCAAGATCGTGGTGTCCCGCCAGGCGCTGCGGTTCTCGTGGCGCAACTCCGAACAGTTGACCGGCGAACTCGTCGACGGTGTCACCGCGTTGAAGCACCAGCCCGGCAATGACATCGCGATGAGCGGATCGGTGTCGATCGTCCGGCAGTTGCTGACCGCCGGGCTGCTGGACGAACTCCACCTTCTGGTGCACCCGATCGCGGTGCGCAGCGGTGAGCGGCTTTTCGACGAGGGCGAGCCGATTCCCCTGACGTTGCTGCGGTCCAACGTATTCGAGACCGGCGTCCTTCACCTCATCTACACACGCGACACGGATGCCCCGACCGGTGGCTACGACGAGGCGAAGACCCACCTGCAGTAACCGCTTGTGCGTCAGGCGCTTTCGGCCGTCTTCTTGATCGCCGCAAGCGTGGCGGGGATACCGAGCCGCGCGGCCTCGCTGCGCTTCTCGATCTCGGCCTCGGCGGCGTCCCCGAACCGCTCGTGGAACCCGGCGATGCCCTTGGGGAGGAACTCCCACGATTCGGTGAGCTGGGTGCCCGACCCCTGCGGCGCCAGCGAGTATCCCCAGTGCACCCAGCCGTCGTTGACCTCCCAGGCGAACTCCCGCCCCGGGTCCGCGGCGACCACCCGGCTGCGGGTTTCCCAGGTCCGCTCGGGCGTCTCGTTGCGACCGGTGAACCAGGCACCGACCCTCGGTCCGTCACCGTCGTCCCACCAGCAGGCCCGGCAGACGGGGCTCCACTCGCCCGTCCTGGTCACATCCGATACCAGCGTGTAGAGCTCGTCGGGCGGCACAGACACGAAAACGAACTCGGATCTCTTGAATTCGGTCACACCAGCGAGTCTGCCATTCGGTATTGCGCTTTCCACCCCCGAGTGTGACGTTAGAACACGTTCTAATTCACCGTCGGAGGGTCCACTGAATGAGCAACGGTAGCGAGCCGGTGTCGAGAGCAGACCGAACGGCCGTGGTCATCGGCGGCGCCTCCGGCATCGGGTGGGCCACCGCCCGGGCCTTGGCGGCCGAGGGATGCCGGGTGGTCGTCGCCGACCTCAACGCCGACGGCGCCCGCGACCGCGCCGCCGAGTTGGGTGCCGCGCACGCGGTGGTCGACGTCACCGACGAAGACTCGGTGCAGCGACTGTTCGACGGCGTCGGCCCGCTCGACATCGCGGTGAACTGCGCCGGCTTCAGCAATGTCGGTCTGATCACCGAGATGCCGGTCGCCGACTTCCGCGCCGTCATCGACGTATGCCTCAACGGCGCGATGATCGTCGCCAAGCACGCGGGCAGGCACCTGCGGGACGGCGGTTCCCTGGTCCAGATCAGCTCGCTCAACGGCAGGCAACCCGCGGCAGGGATGAGCGCGTACTGCGCCGCCAAGGCCGGTCTGTCGATGCTGACCCAGGTCGCGGCACTCGAGATGGGACCGCGCGGTATCCGGGTCAACGCGGTGGCTCCCGGCTTCGTGCACACGCCGCTCACCGCAGCCGCGGCGTCGGTTCCCGGCGTCGTCGAGGACTACGTCGACAACACCGCGCTCGGCCGTGCCGGTACCCCCGAGGACATCGCCAATGCCGTTGTGTACCTGTGCTCTCCGGGATCGTCATGGCTCACCGGTGAGGTGCTCGACATCAATGGCGGCGCACACCTGAAGCGCTATCCCGATGTCATGGGGCACGTCATGCGGCTGATGGAACAGTCCTCATGAGCTTTGCCGGCAAGCACGCGATCGTGACCGGGGGTGGGTCCGGGATCGGTGCCGCGCTGTGCCGCGCGCTGGACCTCGCGGGCGCGCACGTCCTCTGCACCGACATCGACGAGCGCGCCGCCGGGGACGTCGTCTCGACCCTGGGGCCACGGGCCAGGGCCGCGCGTCTGGACGTCACCGACAGCGCTGCCGTGCAGTCGACCGTGGACGACGTCGTCGCCCGATCGGGGCGACTCGACCTGCTGTTCAACAACGCCGGAATCGTCTGGGGCGGTGACACCGAACTGCTGACCCTCGACCAGTGGAACGCGATCATCGACATCAACATCCGCGGGGTCGTGCACGGCGTCGCGGCGGCCTACCCGCAGATGCTGCGGCAGGGCCACGGTCACATCGTCAACACCGCGTCGATGGCCGGCCTCACCGCAGCGGGCCAGGTCACCAGCTACGTGGCGACCAAGCACGCCGTCGTCGGAATGTCGATGGCGTTGCGGTCCGAAGCGGTCCCGCGCGGGGTCGGTGTGCTGGTGGTGTGCCCCGCCGCCGTGGAGACCCCGATCCTGGACAAGGGTTCGGTCGGCGGTTTCGTCGGCCGGGATTACTTCCTGCAAGCCCAGGGCGGGAAACCCTACGACGCCGACCGACTGGCCCGTGACACGCTGCGCGCCATCGAGAAGAACAAGGCGATCCTGGTCAAACCGTCTGTGGCCCATGCCCAGTGGCTGCTGGCCAGGGCGGCTCCGACGCTGATGAACCGGCTGGCCATGCGCTTCGTCGGCGATCAGCGCTCGCGCCAGGTCGCCGGATCACCGCCGGGCACCGTCGACACGGGATAGGGTTTGCTTCGGCAGTGGCGGGAGGGCCGAAAGGCGGGCGATGAAGGACGACTTCACCCTCACCCAGAAGCGTGCCCTGGCCGTGCTGACGGTGGTCGCCCTCGGCGTCGGAGCCTATTTCCTGCGCAGCTATCTGCTGCTGATCGCCATCGCCGCGGTGCTGGCGTATCTGTTCCGGCCGCTCTATCAACGCCTACGCGCGAGGATGAACGTCGGGCTGTCCGCGACGGTGACGCTGTTCGCCGCGGTCGCCACGGTGGCGCTCCCGCTGGCGGGCGTGATCTTTCTGGCCTTCCTGCAGATCAGTCAGATGGTGACCAGCGTGAGTCACTGGGTGGAGCAGACCGACTTCACCGCCCTTGCCGAGCGACTGTTGGCGTCGATCAACCAGCTGCTGGCCCGAGTCCCGTTCATCGACACCACGCTGACGCCGGATTCCGTCCGTGACGCCGCGACCAAGCTCGGGCAGGGCGCCGGCCAGTTCGCGCTGGAGTTCGCCCGCGACTCGGTGGGCGGCATCGCCTCGACCGTCACGGCGCTGGTCATCTTCCTGTACGTGTTCATCGCGCTGCTCACCAACGGCGACAGTGTCGTATCCCTGTTCCGTGACCTGAATCCGTTGGGGGAAAAGGTCTCCGACATCTATCTGGCCAAGGTCGGGGCGATGGTGTCGGCGACGGTGCGGGGCCAGTTCATCATCGCCTCGTTCCAGGGCGTCGCCGGCGCGATCTCGATCTACATCGCCGGCTTCCACGACGGGTTCTTCATGCTCGTCATCTTCCTGACCGCCCTGTCCTTCATCCCGCTCGGCAGCGGCATCGTGACCATCCCCATCGGCATCGCGATGGCCGTCTTCGGCAATGTGGGCGGCGGCATCTTCGTGGTGGCGTTCCACGTCATCGTCGTCACGAGCATCGACAACATCCTGCGGCCGTTCCTCGTCCCCAGAAGCGCACACCTGCACCCGGCACTGATGCTGCTGGCCGTGTTCGCCGGCCTGAAGATGTTCGGGTTCTGGGGGATCGTGCTCGGGCCGGTGCTGATGATCATCATCGTCACGACGATCAGCGTGTACCTGGTGGTCTACAAGGACGCGTCGACGGACTCGCTCACCGGTACCGCGGCCGACCGCTCCGACGACGACGCCGAGCGGCAGACGCCGTGGTGGCGCCGGATCCTGCCCGGCAAGGCCGCGACCCGCACCGAACCGGACCCAGAGGCCGACGCCGAACCGGCGGCCGCCCCGGCCTGATCAGACCAGCCGCTCCTTCAGGAACTCGACGACACGCTTGCGCGCCTCGTAAGCGGGGTTCCCGTCGATCTCGCGCACCTGATCGGTGAGCACGGAATGGGCGGACCGGCTGATCCCGTCCGGGTTGCCCTTCTTCGAATTGATCTCGATGACCTCGAAGGCGTCGCCGAGCCGCGCCTTCAGCGTGGTGAAGCGCTCCCCCGGCGACATCGCGTCCTCGCTGAATCGCAGACCCATTGCACACAGGCCCTCGTCGGCGGCGCGCCGCTCGATGATCCGCAGCTCACCCTCGGACAGTCCGGGGTCGCGGCGCTGTTTCGGCGTCAGCGGCAGCGGAAGCGACGGCTGGCTCATCACGGGGGCGAGGACGCTCTCGTCGACCGCCGCGGCGAGCGCGAAGCCGCCGGTGAAGCACTGGCCGATGACGCCGACGCCCTTGCCCGGCGTTGTGGCGTTGAGGTCACGTGCGAGCGCCCGAAGGTAGTGCGCCACAGGACGATCGGCGTTGGTGGCGAACGCCGCGAACTCCTTGGTCACGCAGCCCTTCAGCAGCACCGGGAGGGCGCCGGGACGCAGCGC includes the following:
- a CDS encoding 3-beta-hydroxysteroid dehydrogenase, whose product is MSDATLQTELGRVLVTGGSGFVGANLVAELLDRGLEVRSFDRVPTPLPGHPRLEVLVGDITNIEDVAAAVGTGAGRADTVIHTAAVIDLMGGGSVTEEYRQRSFAVNVTGTQNLVREAQKAGVQRFVYTASNSVVMGGQPISGGDETLPYTDRFNDLYTETKVVAEKFVLSQNGVSGMLTCSIRPSGIWGRGDQTMFRKVFESVLAGHVKVLVGSKDIKLDNSYVHNLVHGFILAAQHLVEGGTAPGQAYFINDGEPINMFEFARPVVEACDQPFPTFRVPGRLVWFAMTLWQFLHFRFGLPKPLLEPLAVERIYLDNYFSIAKAERDLGYRPLFTTEQALKQCMPYYVELFHRMKADAAQPAVSAAAPVPPKG
- a CDS encoding alpha/beta fold hydrolase, which gives rise to MSQFHSIDHGGARIHYLDSGGDGKGAPVVFVPGFTCVADDYTEILPALGRRTLVVELRGRGRSTAPDGPFDSDALAGDVGAVVDAITTGPVHLMTFSRGTPYALLWALANVERVRSVAIGDYVPEEIELPDDVIVGLLDGRWRGTPVSERVDRDAAVAILRSARTQSFWEPLAHWQPPLLVVRSPSTPVVDDAAWSRYRSLFPGATLHEFADSPHDIFRPERGRYPSLVREHVDGVDAQRHSR
- a CDS encoding arylsulfatase, yielding MPDGKPNILVIWGDDIGITNLSCYSDGLMGYRTPNIDRIAQEGMRFTDSYGEQSCTAGRAAFISGQSVYRTGMSKVGVPGSDIGWAADDPTIAELLKPLGYATGQFGKNHFGDRNKHLPTVHGFDEFFGNLYHLNAEEEPENPDYPSEDQFPRMYAAARPRGVIRSWATDDVSDEPDDPRWGPVGKQRIEDTGPLNRKRMETIDDETTEACVDFIRRKVDDGTPFFVWMNMTHMHVFTHTKAESIGQAGRWQSPYHDTMIDHDRNVGQILDAVDELGIADDTIVIYSTDNGPHANTWPDGATTPFRSEKNTNWEGAFRVPEMIRWPGKIAPGSISNEIVQHHDWLPTFLAAAGDPDIVEKLKKGHKAGADGDTEYKVHIDGFNLLPYLTGADEKSPRQGFIYFSDDGDVLGLRFDNWKVVFQEQRCQGTLAVWAEPFTPLRVPKLFNLRTDPFERADITSNTYYDWMIRRAFLVFYASVIVTQFLESFKEFPPRHPPASFTIDQALEKLHEFLAKD
- a CDS encoding HAD family hydrolase; amino-acid sequence: MLDTWNDGPTKSAIVDFVDRVTGDGPDFVAPEERVAVFDNDGTLWCEKPMYIQLDFIVRRLVAKAATDTALAAQQPYRAAVAGDLNWFGGAITKHYQGDDSDLKVLAGAVMSLHQSMRVEDHAGLVNAFFTEAAHPTLGRPYLSCVYTPMVDLMRYLEAHHFVCYIVSGGGRDFMRPITGTIYGIPPERVVGSSQGLKFDGRDGHGDLLIQPALDVFDDGPEKPVRIWNRIGRRPILSAGNSNGDDEMLMYSGRPGQAALRLLVRHDDAEREFDYLAGAERALQHAGEFGWSVVSMKNDWVTVFSD
- a CDS encoding formylglycine-generating enzyme family protein, with protein sequence MTDRFAWIPAQTTVVGADNDYPEEGPAREVTVDGFGIQKYQVTNAEFAEFISATGYVTVAERPLRAEDYPGAPPENLQPGSMVFRRTAGPVDLRHLSQWWAWTPGACWDHPRGPRSTLRNRRNHPVVHVAFEDAAEFAQWAGHELPTEAEWEVAARGGLVGAVYTWGDEPEPAGSRLANYWHGEFPYLPDTGYGQTAPVGSFPPNGYGLFDMAGNVWEWTVDWYGPTRTDQPCCAADSYDPSQPQFAIPRKVVKGGSFLCADSYCMRYRPAARRPQMVDTGMSHIGFRCVTH
- a CDS encoding putative bifunctional diguanylate cyclase/phosphodiesterase, with protein sequence MVERTSDRRWRWAWPWLWPPVVVTVGLAVLLIVDDGRPVVPVIDDLTILGLSTYTAACAALAARSAAGRIRIAWATMAVAVGAWAVADLIWFVCEYVLYVAPFPSPADLFYLASTVLAVPAVLAMAPFSDGSKRQTQLRIALDGITVALCTFLLAWLLALNHVYDTYRDDKFAMGLALLYPTADMVVLAVAVAVLARVEARQRGVVGLLVVAFVMMTITDSAFAYAVAEGSYDEASLIDIGWAVSLVLICAAALMSRRMPPPRTQTRSAPSNTALWAPYVPLLLAGTIGPPVIMAGLEQFVIPVIVVAVCLRQAVAAWENREWQRAADERALRDPLTGLANQNLFGDRLRHAMMLRTPYDRPVMVVELDLDDFKFVNDSVGHPAADELLKHAGERITACVRPGDTVGRLGGDEFGLLMEGDPDDSRRVLERVVATFDEPFTVDGQEVSIRVSVGVAVASPADLDVTAETLVKRAEMAVHAAKRSRSVRIRTFDAEIASAETDAVDTADVGTGRVPTAGAAKVRLLGELRRAIDNGDLRLVYQPKVDLHTGRVVGVEGLLRWPHPHLGLLSPDAFMPLIREHRLMQPVTDLVIVKVLDDAARWAAAGVQMPVAINLFAPSLHDTRLPAALRAASDARRLPPDLLTVEITEDLVLDDLDLVIGVLAQLREHEIRVAIDDFGSGYSALSYLRDLVIDEIKLDRPFIASVTTDHRAAAVVRAVIDLSHGLGMTVVAEGIEDSATACWLRDTGCDVGQGYLFGRPIEAAAVPELATVVSIV
- a CDS encoding dihydrofolate reductase family protein; translation: MRKITASLFISLDGVTEDPEWHLPYFNDEMGQAVSAQLGAADTLLLGRVTYDSFAGAWPDREAEGGDDAAFAKIIGDARKIVVSRQALRFSWRNSEQLTGELVDGVTALKHQPGNDIAMSGSVSIVRQLLTAGLLDELHLLVHPIAVRSGERLFDEGEPIPLTLLRSNVFETGVLHLIYTRDTDAPTGGYDEAKTHLQ
- a CDS encoding SRPBCC family protein, whose protein sequence is MTEFKRSEFVFVSVPPDELYTLVSDVTRTGEWSPVCRACWWDDGDGPRVGAWFTGRNETPERTWETRSRVVAADPGREFAWEVNDGWVHWGYSLAPQGSGTQLTESWEFLPKGIAGFHERFGDAAEAEIEKRSEAARLGIPATLAAIKKTAESA
- a CDS encoding SDR family NAD(P)-dependent oxidoreductase, translating into MSNGSEPVSRADRTAVVIGGASGIGWATARALAAEGCRVVVADLNADGARDRAAELGAAHAVVDVTDEDSVQRLFDGVGPLDIAVNCAGFSNVGLITEMPVADFRAVIDVCLNGAMIVAKHAGRHLRDGGSLVQISSLNGRQPAAGMSAYCAAKAGLSMLTQVAALEMGPRGIRVNAVAPGFVHTPLTAAAASVPGVVEDYVDNTALGRAGTPEDIANAVVYLCSPGSSWLTGEVLDINGGAHLKRYPDVMGHVMRLMEQSS